Below is a genomic region from Acidobacteriota bacterium.
CGATGCGGATCGAGGGCGTGACGCGTGGCGTGTCGGTGCGCTTGCACTCGACGCCGACGAGGGTGCTGCCGCGTCGCAGCACGAGATCCATCTCCGCACCCTGATGGGTTGCCCAGAAATACGCATCGTCGTGGGGCTCGGTGGCGAGGACCTGCTCGACGGCGAACCCCTCCCACGATGCGCCCGCCTTCGGGTGCGCGAGTAACTCCTGCATGGATGCGACGCCGAGCAACTGGTGCAGCAGGCCGCTGTCGCGCACGTACACCTTCGGCGCCTTGACCTGCCGCTTGCGCAGGTTGGCGTGGAAGGGCTGGAGCTGCCTGACCATGTAGCCGTCGGTCAGCAAGTCCAGGTACCGGCGCGCCGCCGGTTCGCTGACGTCGAGCGCCCGCGCCGGATCGGTGGCCTTCCACGTCTGCCCGTGGTAGTGCGCCACCATCGTCCAGAAGCGGCGCAGGGCGATGGCCGACGTGCGGACGCCCCACTGCGGGAAGTCGCGCTCGAGCAGCGTCTGGACGAAACTCGCGCGCCACGCGAGACTCGTCGGCTCGTCGCGGGCGAGGAACGCGCGCGGAAAGCCGCCGCGCAACCAGAGCGATGACGCGGCGTCCGCTCCCGCTTCTCGCAGGGTGAACCCGCCCATCGTGACCCACTCCAGTCGTCCGGCGAGACTCTCCGACGACTGGCGCAGCAGATCACCAGCCGCCGAGCCCAGGATCAGGAACCGGGCCCGGTTGTCGTCGCGGTCGACGAGGACGCGAAGGACGGGAAAGATGTCGGGCCGGCGTTGCACCTCGTCGATGACGATGAGGCCTGACAGACTGCTCAGGGCCGTCATGGGTTCGCTGAGACGGGAGAGGCCGAGCGGATCCTCGAGGTCGAAGTAGCTGACCGAGGTCGGCGCGACGAACTGGCGAGCGAGCGTCGTCTTGCCACACTGGCGCGGTCCTGCCAGGAGCACGACAGGGCTGCGCGAGAGCGCGATCTGCACGGCCGCGGTCAGGTCGTGACGCGAGAGCACCAGACACGATACCATGAAAAACGAAGTTCTCATGTTCGATTTTCATGGTCTATTGGCGGGCGCGAGCTTCGCGTTGATGCGCTGCGTCGCGCCGTGGGCCTCCTCGCTGCCGCCGAATTCCTACCCCACGGCGAAGACGCTTCGTCGGAGGCCTTTACGGTTTCGGATCCGCGCTCGTCGTCACCGCTTCTTCACTGGCGACACAAACCATGCATTCCCAACAGTTTGCGGCCTTCAAGCATCGATGAACCCTGGCGGCAGAGCTTTTGCTTTCTGAAGTGGGCACGACGCAAGCCTGCTGCTTGCAAGGAGATTCCGACAATGAAGATGTTCCGTTTTTCGACCATGGCGCTCGCGGCCACTGCGGCGGTCGCCCTCACGGTCGCGCCTGCTGCGGCTGACCAGATCGCGACCTCCGCGGGTTCGTACCAGACCGGCAGTGGAGGCGAGTTCACATTCACGGCGGTCGGTGGGTGGCTTGACACGTCGAGCTATTCGTCCTACACGCACTCGGGGAATTCCTTCCAGACGTTCTGCATCGAGGCGGGGGAGAATGTCACCCTCGGTAACACGTACAACGCTCAACTGAACACGCACGCCATGTATGGAGGCCAGCCGGCTCCTGGCGACGAACTCTCCCAGGGAACCGGGTGGCTCTATTCGCTCTTCGCGACCGGGAATTTGACTGGCTACAACTACACGGGGAGTGTGGCTGACCGGAAGAATTCAGCAGGCCTGCTCCAGCAGACGCTGTGGTGGCTCGAGGGTGAGACCAACAGCGGTGGGGCGAGCAATGTGTTCGGCTTGGCGGTCATCAGTCAGTTCGGTAGTGCGGCCGCCGCTATGGGTGGTTCATCCACGACCTACGGTGTCATGGCCGTGAACCTCTGGACGGGAAACGACCCGAGCCAGAGCAGGGCACAGGACGGTCTGTTCTACCGTAGTGTTCCCGACGGTGGCGCGACGCTGGCGCTCCTCGGTGGCGCGCTGATGGCGCTCGGTGCCGCTCGTCGTCGATTCATGAACTAGCTGGAGTCGGCCAACCGGCCGCTTCCGTCCGCAGGATCCGAAAGGGCCGACACGCACGTGTCGGCCCTTTCGGCATTTCAGGCGCCGCTCCCCGTCGGTGAAGTTTACGGTTCAGCTTCGGTCGCCGATGAAGCCCGCCGTTGACGCTTTCCGCCCCGATGCGTGTCGGCCCTTCGATATCAACAACTTACGAACGACTCAGTTGTGTCGACAACGCGACATGTGTCGTTGGCACGACATGCGCTTATGGATGAGCCAGGAGATCGCAGAACTTCATGTCCATTTCGCACTCGTTCGCCCGTACCGCCCGCCTGAGTCTTGCCGCCGCCGCCGTGTTCACGGCCGCCTCCGTCACGCCGGCCTTCGCCGGCCCCATCGGCGACAAGGGCACCATCCAGGTCACGCGCCAGAGCGGCTACTACAAGGGCGCTGGCGGCGAGTTCACCGTCTACGGCTACAACGGCGCCCTCGACAACTCGGGCTATTCCGACAAGGCCAGCGACATCGGCAAGTTCGACCCGAGCTTCCAGACGTTCTGCCTGGAGTCGA
It encodes:
- a CDS encoding ATP-binding protein translates to MVLSRHDLTAAVQIALSRSPVVLLAGPRQCGKTTLARQFVAPTSVSYFDLEDPLGLSRLSEPMTALSSLSGLIVIDEVQRRPDIFPVLRVLVDRDDNRARFLILGSAAGDLLRQSSESLAGRLEWVTMGGFTLREAGADAASSLWLRGGFPRAFLARDEPTSLAWRASFVQTLLERDFPQWGVRTSAIALRRFWTMVAHYHGQTWKATDPARALDVSEPAARRYLDLLTDGYMVRQLQPFHANLRKRQVKAPKVYVRDSGLLHQLLGVASMQELLAHPKAGASWEGFAVEQVLATEPHDDAYFWATHQGAEMDLVLRRGSTLVGVECKRTDTPRVTPSIRIALDDLGLERVVVLYPGEKRFPLTDRVEAVPLVDLAAGTPLFSG
- a CDS encoding VPDSG-CTERM sorting domain-containing protein — encoded protein: MKMFRFSTMALAATAAVALTVAPAAADQIATSAGSYQTGSGGEFTFTAVGGWLDTSSYSSYTHSGNSFQTFCIEAGENVTLGNTYNAQLNTHAMYGGQPAPGDELSQGTGWLYSLFATGNLTGYNYTGSVADRKNSAGLLQQTLWWLEGETNSGGASNVFGLAVISQFGSAAAAMGGSSTTYGVMAVNLWTGNDPSQSRAQDGLFYRSVPDGGATLALLGGALMALGAARRRFMN